From one Culex quinquefasciatus strain JHB chromosome 3, VPISU_Cqui_1.0_pri_paternal, whole genome shotgun sequence genomic stretch:
- the LOC119770186 gene encoding uncharacterized protein LOC119770186 translates to MEHLQQLKKQFITFELNSDFFLLVDLIQTPFNYHTWSCISPRAKLASVVVNIVMALQVICATVQLCLVMQDETRDVDRMVPMFDQEYIFLVSLARMGFVIYHRRSIETLKKYINSKVCLRNNAEAFELRSKNHGNNLKCVALFQFIACFNTTFWIFACVLKVDDLKIPFVLDYLPKSVGFLVKTIHGFVFQFWPIVFNVSLMQFGVILSCLHTELDVIVLLFKDVQRKVKLFCSEERTISNNHNRTRTDQSWHELKETFDDVLTHHSAFVRNFNRFKAIASTNLLCLLASTPATVILNLIMFLNGFLLERVTLLLFAIMTSTEIFIFCLLLDRVQTKNNEIAEYASMLDWFYCSNLRRQGKSAKAILQNGLFLQAQLNTELTVKAGNTIPVNFESFAEFIKLVYSVVTFCFKSLF, encoded by the exons ATGGAGCATCTTCAGCAGCTGAAAAAGcagtttataacttttgaattgaatagtgacttttttttgcttgttgacTTGATTCAAACACCATTCA ATTATCACACCTGGTCATGCATTTCACCAAGAGCCAAACTAGCATCGGTGGTCGTAAACATTGTGATGGCGTTGCAAGTGATTTGTGCAACAGTTCAATTGTGTCTCGTAATGCAGGACGAAACACGTGATGTAGATCGAATGGTACCTATGTTCGAtcaagaatatatttttctgGTGTCACTAGCTCGTATGGGTTTTGTGATCTACCATCGGAGATCAATTGAAACTCTGAAAAAGTATATTAACTCAAAAGTTTGTTTGCGAAACAATGCCGAAGCGTTCGAGTtgcgttcaaaaaatcatggaaataatttaaaatgtgttGCTTTGTTTCAATTTATTGCATGCTTTAACACAACCTTCTGGATTTTTGCATGTGTTTTAAAGGTTGATGATTTGAAAATCCCATTTGTTCTGGATTATTTGCCAAAAAGTGTCGGCTTTCTTGTCAAAACCATTCACGGATTCGTTTTCCAATTTTGGCCAATCGTTTTCAACGTGTCGCTTATGCAATTTGGTGTTATTTTGAGCTGTCTCCATACAGAGCTCGATGTTATTGTATTGCTGTTCAAAGATGTTCAACgcaaagtaaaacttttctgtTCCGAAGAaagaacaatttcaaacaaccacAATCGTACTCGAACGGATCAATCCTGGCATGAGCTCAAAGAAACTTTTGACGATGTCCTCACACATCATTCGGCATTCGTAAG AAATTTCAATCGATTCAAAGCCATCGCCAGTACTAATTTGCTGTGCCTGCTTGCGTCTACTCCCGCCACGGTCATCTTGAATCTCATAATGTTTTTGAATGGGTTTTTGCTAGAACGCGTCACTTTGCTACTTTTTGCCATAATGACTTCAAcagagattttcattttttgtctcCTGTTGGATCGCGTACAAACTAAG AACAATGAGATCGCCGAGTACGCAAGCATGCTCGATTGGTTCTACTGTTCCAACCTTCGCAGACAGGGAAAATCAGCCAAGGCAATCCTACAAAATGGATTATTTTTGCAAGCCCAACTCAACACTGAGCTCACCGTTAAAGCTGGCAACACGATTCCCGttaatttcgaatcgtttgccGAATTTATAAAGCTGGTTTACAGTGTggttacattttgtttcaaatcatTGTTTTGA